One part of the Microlunatus elymi genome encodes these proteins:
- a CDS encoding aldo/keto reductase — protein sequence MAQVPTITLNDGRSIPQFGIGVWQVSTDDIVPTVSKALEVGYRHIDTAQGYQNEEGVGEAIAASGIARDELWVTTKLANGKHERSDAVAELKTSLAKLRLDYVDLYLIHWPTPNSGDYVETWRGMQDCLEQGLAKSIGVSNFQPDHLDKIISETGTTPAVNQIEVHPTFANQAAVDGSLKHGVRVEAWSPLGLGSDLKSPEIGEIAARVGKTPAQVILRWHLQKGYIVFPKSVTPARIEENFQVFDFELTADDLAAIDALDEGNRTGPNPDTFG from the coding sequence ATGGCGCAGGTTCCCACCATCACGTTGAACGACGGCCGTTCGATCCCGCAGTTCGGCATCGGGGTCTGGCAGGTGTCCACCGACGACATCGTCCCCACCGTCAGCAAGGCGCTCGAGGTCGGCTACCGGCACATCGACACCGCCCAGGGCTACCAGAACGAGGAGGGCGTCGGTGAGGCGATCGCCGCCTCCGGCATCGCCCGCGACGAACTCTGGGTGACCACCAAGCTGGCCAACGGCAAGCACGAACGCAGCGACGCCGTCGCCGAGCTCAAGACCAGCCTGGCCAAGCTGCGGCTGGACTACGTCGACCTGTATCTCATCCACTGGCCGACTCCGAACAGCGGTGACTACGTCGAGACCTGGCGCGGCATGCAGGACTGCCTGGAGCAGGGTCTGGCGAAGTCGATCGGCGTCTCCAACTTCCAGCCCGATCATCTGGACAAGATCATCTCCGAGACCGGTACGACGCCGGCGGTGAATCAGATCGAGGTGCACCCGACCTTCGCCAACCAGGCCGCGGTCGACGGCAGCCTCAAGCACGGCGTCCGGGTCGAGGCCTGGAGCCCGCTCGGACTCGGCTCCGATCTGAAGAGCCCGGAGATCGGCGAGATTGCAGCCAGGGTAGGGAAAACTCCGGCCCAGGTGATCTTGCGCTGGCACCTGCAGAAGGGCTACATCGTCTTCCCGAAGTCGGTCACGCCGGCTCGGATCGAGGAGAACTTCCAGGTGTTCGACTTCGAGCTGACCGCGGATGATCTTGCCGCAATCGACGCTCTGGACGAGGGCAACCGGACCGGGCCGAACCCGGACACGTTCGGCTGA
- the argS gene encoding arginine--tRNA ligase, with protein sequence MSSLPAILSARIQSVAEVDPELRPATKPQFGHFQSNVALRLAKQEGKPPREVAQRIIDSLDVADLCEPPDLAGPGFINFRLKAETLAAAASEQLADPRIGLEQADQPQTVVIDYSAPNVAKQMHVGHLRSTIIGDTLNRVLSVLGHHVIPQNHIGDWGTQFGQLVEQILDEGIDAGTLDLESAAELYVRASAHFKQDQDFADRARKRVVALQAGDEETRTIWQQLIKISLPGFNATYQRMNIRLTDDDLAGESSYNDDLPKVVAELEANGTAVIDDGALCVFVEGFNAPMIIRKSDGGYGYATTDLAAIRRRVRELHADRIVYVVDMRQSAHFDQVFAVSRKVGYLPENVSAEHVAFGMVMGKDGKPFKTRDGKVATLKSLLDAAEEKAAPAVALAAIKYADLSSGLNKDYVFDVDRMVATTGNTGPYLQYAHARTHQVLRKAEAEGIAVPDKITVLDEPAEQQLALLLPRFAEIVNEVADTLQPHRLCGYLHDVAVAYSTFYEQCPVLKSEGEVRGSRLALCLATQRVLAKGLDLLGIEAPDRM encoded by the coding sequence ATGTCTTCACTTCCTGCCATCCTCAGCGCCCGCATCCAGTCCGTCGCGGAAGTCGACCCTGAGTTGCGACCGGCGACCAAGCCGCAGTTCGGCCACTTCCAGTCCAACGTCGCGCTGCGCCTGGCCAAGCAGGAGGGCAAGCCGCCGCGTGAGGTGGCGCAGCGGATCATCGACAGCCTCGACGTGGCCGACCTCTGCGAGCCGCCGGACCTGGCCGGCCCCGGCTTCATCAACTTCCGGCTCAAGGCCGAGACTCTGGCCGCGGCGGCGAGCGAGCAGCTGGCCGATCCGCGGATCGGTCTTGAGCAGGCCGACCAGCCGCAGACCGTTGTGATCGACTACTCCGCGCCGAACGTCGCCAAGCAGATGCACGTGGGGCATCTGCGTTCGACGATCATCGGCGACACCCTCAACCGGGTGCTGTCGGTGCTCGGACACCACGTCATTCCGCAGAACCACATCGGCGACTGGGGAACCCAGTTCGGTCAGCTGGTCGAGCAGATCCTCGACGAGGGAATCGATGCCGGCACCCTCGATCTGGAGTCGGCCGCTGAGCTCTATGTCCGGGCGTCAGCACACTTCAAGCAGGACCAGGATTTCGCGGATCGGGCGCGCAAACGGGTGGTCGCGCTGCAGGCCGGTGACGAAGAAACCCGGACGATCTGGCAGCAATTGATCAAGATCTCGCTGCCCGGCTTCAACGCCACCTATCAACGGATGAACATCCGGCTCACCGATGATGATCTTGCCGGCGAGTCCAGCTACAACGACGATCTGCCGAAGGTTGTCGCGGAGTTGGAGGCCAACGGCACCGCGGTCATCGACGACGGTGCGCTATGTGTGTTCGTCGAGGGCTTCAATGCTCCGATGATCATCCGCAAGAGCGACGGCGGTTACGGGTACGCGACCACCGATCTGGCCGCGATCCGGCGTCGGGTGCGGGAGTTGCACGCGGACCGGATCGTCTACGTGGTCGACATGCGGCAGTCGGCGCACTTCGACCAGGTGTTCGCGGTAAGCCGCAAGGTCGGTTACCTGCCGGAGAACGTGAGCGCCGAACACGTCGCGTTCGGAATGGTGATGGGCAAGGACGGGAAGCCGTTCAAGACCCGTGACGGCAAGGTGGCCACGCTGAAGAGCTTGCTGGACGCGGCCGAGGAGAAGGCTGCGCCGGCGGTTGCGCTGGCCGCGATCAAGTACGCCGACCTTTCCAGCGGGCTGAACAAGGATTACGTCTTCGACGTCGACCGAATGGTGGCGACCACCGGCAACACCGGCCCGTACCTGCAGTACGCGCACGCCCGGACCCATCAGGTGCTGCGCAAGGCCGAAGCCGAAGGCATCGCCGTACCGGACAAGATCACGGTGCTGGACGAGCCGGCCGAGCAGCAGCTGGCGCTGTTGCTGCCGCGGTTCGCCGAGATCGTCAACGAGGTCGCCGACACCCTGCAGCCGCATCGGCTCTGCGGCTACCTGCACGACGTCGCGGTCGCGTACTCGACCTTCTACGAGCAGTGCCCGGTGCTGAAGTCCGAAGGTGAGGTACGCGGCTCGCGGCTGGCCCTCTGCCTGGCCACCCAGCGAGTCCTCGCCAAGGGCCTCGACCTGCTGGGAATCGAAGCCCCCGACCGCATGTGA
- a CDS encoding MFS transporter, which translates to MGRDRSLGERGGFVRFWTAETVSGFGSAITAIALQWLIVDTLGRGSDVTGMVNAARWLPYMIFGLLAGVIIDRLRRRPVLVITDLGRGLLLMAIPALALAGLLSVPSLIIFMIIFGMLSLANDAASQSILPRLVPRHQLPAANARIDQAAAVVQVAGPALGGSLVKLITAPWAVLVDAASYLASAVLTLIVRVEEPPPRRDDTAGRLRRIGREAADGLRWVYGHRMLMPLALNTNTWFICNAAANAVLVPYVYQQLGFGAAAFGLAMAAGGVGALIGALFAVRLGAAFGIGRVVVAALIGYPIGWALIALCPGNGWPGWLTFGTAQFILGLVGGAENTNSLAYRQMITPDELQGRTNAIMRSTNRAMIVVGALAGGFLAEALGDRTVLWGIAAGFAVVAIALALSPFRTARLDDVSQHG; encoded by the coding sequence ATGGGCCGGGACCGATCGCTGGGCGAGCGGGGCGGGTTCGTACGGTTCTGGACGGCCGAGACGGTTTCCGGATTCGGTTCGGCGATCACCGCGATCGCGCTGCAGTGGTTGATCGTCGACACACTGGGCCGCGGTTCGGACGTCACCGGAATGGTGAACGCAGCTCGCTGGTTGCCGTACATGATCTTCGGCCTGCTGGCCGGAGTGATCATCGATCGACTGCGGCGACGGCCGGTGCTGGTGATCACTGATCTTGGTCGCGGCCTGCTGCTGATGGCGATCCCGGCACTGGCCTTGGCCGGCCTGCTGTCGGTGCCGAGCCTGATCATTTTCATGATCATCTTCGGGATGCTGTCGCTGGCCAACGACGCCGCCTCGCAGTCGATCCTGCCCCGACTGGTGCCGCGCCATCAGTTGCCGGCCGCGAACGCCCGCATCGACCAAGCGGCAGCCGTCGTCCAGGTCGCCGGACCGGCGCTCGGCGGATCGCTGGTGAAGTTGATCACCGCGCCGTGGGCGGTCTTGGTTGATGCCGCGAGTTACCTCGCCTCGGCCGTGCTCACGCTGATCGTACGCGTCGAGGAGCCGCCCCCTCGACGCGACGACACCGCCGGCCGGCTGCGTCGGATCGGGCGGGAGGCGGCTGACGGACTGCGCTGGGTGTACGGGCATCGGATGCTGATGCCGCTGGCGCTGAACACCAACACGTGGTTCATCTGCAACGCGGCGGCCAATGCCGTGCTCGTGCCGTATGTGTATCAGCAGTTGGGATTCGGGGCCGCCGCCTTCGGTCTGGCGATGGCGGCCGGCGGCGTCGGAGCCCTGATCGGCGCCCTCTTCGCCGTGCGACTCGGCGCCGCGTTCGGGATCGGCCGAGTGGTGGTCGCGGCACTCATCGGCTATCCGATCGGCTGGGCGCTGATCGCCCTCTGCCCGGGGAACGGATGGCCGGGATGGCTCACGTTCGGCACCGCCCAGTTCATCCTCGGGCTGGTCGGCGGTGCGGAGAACACGAACTCGTTGGCGTACCGGCAGATGATCACACCGGATGAACTGCAAGGTCGTACGAACGCGATCATGCGCTCGACCAATCGGGCGATGATCGTTGTCGGAGCGCTGGCCGGCGGCTTCCTGGCCGAAGCCCTCGGCGACCGTACGGTGTTGTGGGGCATCGCTGCCGGCTTCGCCGTGGTAGCGATCGCGCTGGCCCTCTCGCCGTTCCGCACCGCCCGGCTGGACGACGTGTCGCAGCACGGCTGA
- a CDS encoding M15 family metallopeptidase: MSFSEPAPHRPPRLRSVVLVVLTVGIFATLVGVLGHRSASAPSAAITPETVRPVAHGRQNGAKKHGAPDARAGDNQHATIGPADGVLRDGVTVFDTVNPGVTKLQPQLLAALRRAATDAGRGRITFYVNSGWRSKAYQDQLFAEAVAKYGSTAEAARWVARPGTSVHEAGEAVDLGESDATTWLSRNGSKYGLCQIYRNETWHFELRPDAIDHGCPPMYADPTQDARLQR, translated from the coding sequence ATGTCCTTCAGCGAACCGGCCCCGCACCGGCCACCACGCCTCCGATCGGTCGTCCTCGTCGTCCTGACCGTCGGCATCTTCGCCACCCTGGTCGGCGTCCTCGGCCACCGATCGGCGTCGGCTCCCTCGGCGGCGATCACGCCCGAAACGGTACGGCCGGTGGCCCACGGCCGGCAGAACGGGGCAAAGAAGCACGGCGCTCCTGACGCCAGGGCAGGCGACAACCAGCACGCCACGATCGGGCCGGCCGACGGGGTGTTGCGCGACGGGGTGACCGTTTTCGACACCGTGAACCCGGGCGTGACCAAGCTTCAACCGCAGCTGCTCGCCGCACTGCGCCGGGCTGCTACCGATGCCGGTCGGGGCCGCATCACTTTCTACGTCAACAGTGGCTGGCGTTCGAAGGCTTACCAAGATCAACTGTTCGCCGAGGCGGTGGCGAAGTACGGCTCGACCGCCGAGGCAGCACGCTGGGTGGCGCGGCCCGGGACCTCCGTACACGAAGCCGGGGAGGCGGTCGATCTGGGTGAATCCGATGCCACCACGTGGCTGTCCAGAAACGGATCCAAGTACGGCTTGTGTCAGATCTACCGCAACGAAACCTGGCACTTCGAGCTACGCCCGGACGCGATTGATCACGGTTGCCCGCCGATGTACGCCGACCCGACCCAGGACGCGCGGCTGCAACGGTGA
- the ppgK gene encoding polyphosphate--glucose phosphotransferase, protein MSETTAASGSDGVASPTTGSASDRPVLGIDIGGSGIKGAPVDLHTGEFAADRLRIDTPADSTPENVARVVAKIVSEFTDQIGDGPIGVTIPAVVNHGITRSAANIDKSWIDHPAEKTFEDVLGRNIVLVNDADAAGVAEVQYGAAKGNLGVVLLTTLGTGIGSALIHNGMLVPNTEFGHLEIDGHDAESRASAKFKEDKGLSYKKWAEKHLQRYYEVLESLTWPDLIVVGGGVSRKSEKFLPLLKLNAEIVPAKLQNSAGIVGAAWLAHNWKG, encoded by the coding sequence ATGAGCGAAACCACCGCAGCTTCTGGATCCGACGGCGTCGCGTCACCCACCACGGGTTCGGCCTCGGACCGTCCGGTGCTCGGCATCGACATCGGCGGATCCGGGATCAAAGGCGCGCCGGTCGATCTGCACACCGGCGAATTCGCCGCCGACCGGCTCCGCATCGACACGCCCGCCGACTCCACGCCGGAGAACGTCGCCCGGGTGGTGGCCAAGATCGTTTCCGAGTTCACCGACCAGATCGGCGATGGCCCGATCGGTGTCACCATCCCTGCGGTGGTCAATCACGGCATCACCCGCTCGGCAGCCAACATCGACAAGTCCTGGATCGATCATCCGGCGGAGAAGACCTTCGAGGACGTGCTCGGCCGCAACATCGTGCTGGTCAACGACGCCGACGCCGCCGGTGTCGCCGAGGTTCAGTACGGGGCGGCCAAGGGCAACCTCGGCGTCGTACTGCTGACCACGCTCGGCACCGGCATCGGCAGCGCGCTGATCCACAACGGGATGCTGGTGCCCAACACCGAGTTCGGACACCTGGAGATCGACGGGCATGATGCCGAGTCCCGCGCCTCGGCGAAGTTCAAGGAAGACAAGGGTCTGTCGTACAAGAAGTGGGCCGAGAAGCATCTGCAGCGTTACTACGAGGTGCTCGAGTCGCTGACCTGGCCCGACCTGATCGTGGTCGGCGGCGGAGTCAGCCGGAAGTCGGAGAAATTCCTCCCGCTGCTCAAGCTGAACGCCGAGATCGTCCCGGCCAAGCTGCAGAACTCCGCCGGCATCGTCGGCGCCGCCTGGCTGGCCCACAACTGGAAGGGCTGA
- a CDS encoding PH domain-containing protein: MPMEALFAPPDEDWQPISPKYRTMRRLNSVLWIGVIFTAGALYAGLGFGLWWLAAVIWAVALAIGIPRWIVIGRNWRSWGYLERDDDLYITHGVLFRELTAVPYGRMQAVEVRTTPLQRAFGLATVQLVTASAATDAVIPGLLPDEAARLRDRLTQVGEAQASGL, encoded by the coding sequence ATGCCGATGGAAGCCCTGTTCGCCCCGCCCGACGAGGACTGGCAGCCGATCTCCCCGAAGTACCGGACGATGCGGCGGCTGAATTCGGTCCTCTGGATCGGGGTGATCTTCACCGCCGGCGCGCTGTACGCCGGGCTCGGCTTCGGACTGTGGTGGCTGGCCGCGGTGATCTGGGCGGTCGCTTTGGCGATCGGCATCCCGCGCTGGATCGTCATCGGCCGCAACTGGCGCTCGTGGGGCTATCTCGAACGCGACGACGACCTTTACATCACCCACGGCGTACTGTTCCGCGAGCTCACCGCGGTCCCGTACGGACGGATGCAGGCCGTCGAGGTCCGCACCACTCCGCTGCAGCGGGCGTTCGGTCTGGCCACCGTGCAACTGGTCACTGCCAGCGCCGCCACCGACGCGGTCATTCCCGGGCTGCTGCCGGATGAGGCCGCTCGGCTGCGGGATCGGCTGACCCAGGTCGGCGAGGCCCAGGCATCCGGCCTATGA
- a CDS encoding tryptophan 2,3-dioxygenase: MAKIESLDEESPETDERQEDDRQLTYADYLHLDQLLGAQQPRSRPVHHDELLFIIQHQTSELWLKLILHELISARDGFRNDQIPLALKRLARVKHIQHTLADQWSILATLTPSEYLQFRDFLATSSGFQSYQYRAVEFILGNKDAKLITGFDHDEQASAMLAALLNSPSLYDEFLHHLSRQGYPIPTAVLNRDPTLPYVADDRLLPTFKIIYTDPQQHWAAYETCEELIDIEDNFQLWRFRHLKTVERTIGHKVGTGGSSGVDFLHKALDRTFFPELYAVRTILEPAGRRDG, translated from the coding sequence ATGGCCAAGATCGAGTCACTCGACGAGGAGAGTCCTGAAACCGACGAGCGCCAGGAAGACGACCGACAGCTGACCTACGCCGATTATCTGCACCTTGATCAACTTCTCGGCGCCCAGCAACCAAGATCACGCCCGGTGCATCACGACGAATTGCTGTTCATCATCCAGCATCAGACCAGCGAGCTCTGGCTGAAGTTGATCTTGCACGAGTTGATCAGCGCCCGGGACGGTTTCCGCAACGACCAGATCCCCCTTGCGTTGAAGCGATTGGCGCGGGTCAAGCACATCCAGCACACGTTGGCCGATCAATGGTCGATTCTGGCCACGCTGACGCCCAGTGAGTACCTGCAGTTCCGCGACTTCCTGGCCACCTCGTCGGGATTCCAGTCCTATCAGTACCGCGCGGTCGAATTCATCCTCGGCAACAAGGACGCCAAGTTGATCACCGGATTCGATCATGATGAACAGGCGTCGGCGATGCTCGCGGCACTGTTGAACAGCCCCAGCCTGTACGACGAATTCCTGCATCACCTGTCCCGGCAGGGCTACCCCATCCCGACCGCCGTGTTGAACCGCGACCCGACCTTGCCGTACGTCGCCGACGACCGGCTGCTGCCCACGTTCAAGATCATCTATACCGATCCGCAGCAGCACTGGGCCGCGTACGAGACCTGCGAGGAGCTGATCGACATCGAGGACAACTTCCAGCTCTGGCGGTTCCGGCACCTGAAGACGGTCGAACGCACCATCGGGCACAAGGTCGGCACCGGCGGCTCCAGCGGCGTCGACTTCCTGCACAAGGCGCTGGACCGGACCTTCTTTCCCGAGCTGTACGCGGTCCGGACGATCCTGGAACCGGCCGGCCGTCGCGACGGCTGA
- a CDS encoding SPFH domain-containing protein, with protein sequence MTQPQVTGDVGPVGHQGARVGVSQRKALAVNGWIGVLIGAASIYGIVEAVLNSSKLIWIPIVVLVLICTMLVVVPPGRTSVIQFFGSYIGTVLRPGFWIVVPLTTKRTVSVRVRNFETSRLKVNDADGNPIEIAAIVVWQVRDTAKSTYAVDNYLDFVSVQSESALRHVANSYPYDIPGSSVKEVQSGSESTGTSLRGSTDEVAGELAREVAERVSVAGVEILEVRISHLAYAQEIAQAMLRRQQASAVVAARGRIVEGAVGMVELALARLTEDGVVDLDEERKASMVSNLMVVLCGDQPPSPIVNTGSLYT encoded by the coding sequence ATGACTCAGCCACAGGTGACCGGGGACGTCGGACCGGTCGGCCATCAGGGAGCGCGGGTGGGCGTCAGTCAACGCAAGGCGCTGGCGGTCAACGGCTGGATCGGGGTGCTGATCGGCGCGGCCAGCATCTACGGCATCGTCGAGGCAGTGCTCAACAGCAGCAAGCTGATCTGGATCCCGATCGTCGTGCTGGTGCTGATCTGCACCATGCTGGTGGTGGTCCCGCCGGGGCGTACCTCGGTGATCCAGTTCTTCGGCAGCTACATCGGTACGGTGCTGCGTCCCGGCTTCTGGATCGTGGTTCCGCTGACCACCAAACGCACGGTCAGCGTCCGGGTCCGTAACTTCGAGACCAGCCGGCTGAAGGTCAACGACGCCGACGGCAACCCGATCGAGATCGCAGCCATCGTGGTGTGGCAGGTCCGCGACACCGCCAAGTCGACGTACGCGGTGGACAACTACCTCGACTTCGTCTCCGTCCAGTCGGAGTCGGCGCTGCGGCATGTCGCCAACAGCTATCCGTACGACATTCCCGGTAGCTCGGTGAAGGAAGTTCAGAGCGGATCCGAGAGCACCGGCACCTCGCTGCGGGGTTCCACCGACGAGGTCGCGGGCGAGTTGGCCCGCGAGGTCGCCGAACGGGTATCCGTTGCCGGGGTGGAGATCCTCGAGGTACGCATCTCCCACCTCGCTTACGCACAAGAGATCGCCCAGGCGATGTTGCGGCGGCAGCAGGCCAGCGCGGTCGTCGCGGCTCGCGGACGGATCGTCGAGGGCGCCGTCGGCATGGTCGAGTTGGCGCTGGCCCGGCTGACCGAGGACGGCGTGGTCGACCTGGACGAGGAGCGCAAGGCCAGCATGGTCAGCAATCTGATGGTGGTGCTGTGCGGGGATCAGCCGCCGTCGCCGATCGTGAACACCGGCTCGCTGTACACCTGA
- a CDS encoding PH domain-containing protein, producing MSEQPGTTPTSREADVTPTSREADTTPTPPPPKETERPHPLTPLIRGWAVLVVIIFLAGREAVPDEHGKSNLQQVLSLGIGWLLLGVLVIVLFAGAAGFVSWYFTRYVIDDEELRVETGALAKRSRRIAFQRIQSVDIIQPLAARIFGLVELRIEAGAGDSRTVLRYLTRSQATQLRDYLLARAHGDQVTLAGSAALPQASAFTDLSAAERTLVTLSPGLLIMGLVLSTEFAVSVGILVVMVIISTVAGAPLVGLFGLLPLALTVVGLVSRRVTAQFNYTLAESGRGLRITRGLTNLSSQSLPLNRIQGVRITEPLLWRRFGWARVDVDVLGYGSHDHEDNSTDVSSILLPIARLDQVRTALSRVLPGAELDGIDLRPSPKRARAIRWFDGWTLRYGWNAAVITARRGFLDRVTDVVPHAKTQSVQISRGPLQRRLRLASVHVHTPKGPVDLIARHLDPAVARELAMTQLDRARTARRTSLTGTGEAADEPVLERFGIPGVTPLGSGGESVVYPLGDDHVLRIYRSGHESAQRMIEQLRPAYRSFAGVDLGFRTPEIIESGEIGGRTYTVDRRIAGTSLSAWLPTATGDVRRQVLDQYLQAAASMSQLPLPSRQFARLFGHDPRIFDSLGDLLEDQLRTAEQRVRDNLDRDLPAGSVQRVIAEVRQRVCEPALVHGDFYPGNVMVGATRRPDPGGDAVQTVITGVADFSPHTLAADPVMDLAGAITLMGMEQYPDVLDDQRFLHELAINRYGPYVLDLEHWLDVYRRYYAIYYADDPMVYPYSIEHLQG from the coding sequence ATGAGCGAGCAGCCTGGCACGACGCCGACTTCGCGGGAGGCCGACGTGACGCCGACTTCACGCGAAGCTGACACGACCCCGACGCCGCCTCCGCCCAAGGAGACCGAGCGTCCGCATCCGCTCACTCCGCTGATCCGCGGCTGGGCCGTCCTGGTGGTGATCATCTTCCTGGCCGGCCGCGAGGCGGTCCCGGACGAGCACGGCAAGTCGAATCTGCAACAGGTCCTGTCGCTGGGCATCGGCTGGCTGCTGCTCGGCGTGCTGGTGATCGTGCTGTTCGCCGGCGCGGCCGGCTTCGTCTCCTGGTACTTCACCCGGTACGTGATCGACGACGAGGAGCTCCGGGTGGAGACCGGGGCGCTGGCCAAGCGCTCCCGCCGGATCGCCTTCCAGCGGATCCAGTCCGTCGACATCATCCAGCCGCTGGCCGCGCGGATCTTCGGCCTGGTCGAGCTGCGGATCGAGGCCGGCGCCGGCGACAGCCGGACCGTGCTGCGTTATCTGACCCGCAGTCAGGCAACCCAGCTGCGGGACTATCTGCTGGCTCGAGCCCATGGTGATCAAGTCACTCTGGCCGGCTCGGCCGCGCTGCCCCAGGCCAGCGCCTTCACCGATCTCAGCGCCGCCGAACGCACCCTGGTCACGCTGAGTCCCGGGTTGTTGATCATGGGCCTGGTGCTGTCCACCGAGTTCGCCGTGTCGGTCGGGATCCTGGTGGTGATGGTGATCATCAGTACGGTGGCGGGCGCGCCCCTGGTCGGCCTGTTCGGCCTGCTGCCGCTGGCACTGACCGTGGTCGGTCTGGTGAGCCGGCGGGTGACGGCACAGTTCAACTACACCCTGGCCGAGTCGGGTCGGGGCCTGCGGATCACCCGTGGGCTGACCAACCTGAGCAGTCAATCGCTGCCGCTGAACCGGATCCAGGGCGTACGGATCACCGAACCGCTGCTGTGGCGTCGCTTCGGCTGGGCCCGGGTCGACGTCGACGTGCTCGGCTACGGCAGTCACGACCACGAGGACAACAGCACCGACGTCAGCAGCATCCTGCTGCCGATCGCCCGGCTGGATCAGGTCCGTACGGCGTTGTCCCGGGTGCTGCCGGGCGCCGAGTTGGACGGCATCGACCTGCGGCCGTCGCCGAAGCGGGCTCGGGCGATCCGCTGGTTCGACGGCTGGACGTTGCGCTACGGCTGGAATGCCGCGGTGATCACGGCCCGGCGTGGATTCCTGGACCGGGTGACCGACGTGGTACCGCACGCCAAGACGCAGTCGGTGCAGATCAGCCGCGGACCACTGCAGCGTCGGCTGCGGCTGGCCAGCGTGCATGTCCACACGCCCAAGGGTCCGGTCGATCTGATCGCCCGGCACCTGGATCCGGCGGTGGCGCGGGAGTTGGCGATGACGCAACTGGACCGGGCCCGGACCGCACGCCGTACCTCGCTGACCGGCACCGGCGAAGCGGCGGACGAACCGGTGCTGGAACGCTTCGGTATCCCCGGGGTGACACCGCTCGGCTCCGGCGGTGAGTCGGTGGTCTACCCGCTCGGTGATGATCATGTGCTGCGGATCTATCGCTCCGGTCACGAATCCGCCCAGCGGATGATCGAACAGCTCCGCCCGGCCTACCGGTCGTTCGCAGGAGTTGATCTTGGTTTTCGTACGCCGGAGATCATCGAGTCCGGCGAGATCGGCGGCCGGACCTACACGGTGGATCGGCGGATCGCCGGCACGTCGCTGTCGGCCTGGTTGCCGACTGCGACCGGCGACGTACGCCGCCAGGTCCTTGATCAATATCTGCAAGCAGCGGCCAGCATGAGCCAGCTGCCCTTGCCCAGCAGGCAATTCGCTCGGTTGTTCGGGCACGACCCGCGAATCTTCGACTCGCTCGGCGATCTGCTCGAAGATCAACTTCGGACGGCCGAGCAGCGGGTCCGAGACAATCTTGATCGTGATCTTCCGGCCGGCTCGGTGCAGCGAGTGATCGCCGAGGTCCGGCAGCGGGTGTGCGAGCCGGCCCTGGTGCACGGCGATTTCTATCCCGGCAACGTGATGGTCGGCGCGACCCGGCGACCGGATCCGGGTGGCGACGCGGTGCAGACCGTGATCACCGGAGTCGCCGACTTCAGCCCGCATACGCTGGCCGCCGACCCGGTGATGGATCTGGCCGGAGCGATCACGCTGATGGGGATGGAGCAGTATCCGGACGTGCTGGATGATCAACGCTTCCTGCACGAACTCGCGATCAACCGCTACGGCCCGTACGTGCTTGATCTCGAGCACTGGCTGGACGTGTATCGGCGTTACTACGCGATCTACTACGCCGACGATCCGATGGTCTACCCGTACTCGATCGAACACCTGCAGGGCTGA
- a CDS encoding DUF1707 SHOCT-like domain-containing protein, which produces MSTEPTPNTPAEAPAAQRPSAPAAGGLRASDADRDQVATVLSTAYAEGRLTLEEHDDRLSQAMAAKTFAELIPITQDLVYTGSPQPKTAPEPESQIDTNGATTEPDRMMAVFGGTTRKGRWRVRKHIQAYALFGGQDLDMRDAIFESPVVEISGFWCFGGLDLKVPEGMEIRDQTMGIFGGTEIKHVGEPEPGAPVLVIKGVCLFGGVSVKGMARRPKATKAAQDHWRERTDEWQQRWAERAEERQQRWADRIEERKRRHSHRDW; this is translated from the coding sequence GTGAGCACTGAACCAACACCGAACACCCCAGCGGAAGCACCCGCTGCCCAGCGCCCGTCCGCCCCGGCGGCCGGTGGCCTGCGCGCCTCCGACGCCGATCGGGACCAGGTCGCAACCGTCCTCAGCACCGCCTACGCCGAGGGCCGGCTGACGCTGGAGGAACACGACGACCGGCTCAGCCAGGCGATGGCGGCCAAGACCTTCGCCGAGCTGATCCCGATCACCCAGGACCTGGTCTACACCGGCAGCCCGCAGCCGAAGACCGCGCCCGAGCCCGAGTCGCAGATCGACACCAACGGTGCCACCACCGAGCCGGACCGGATGATGGCCGTCTTCGGCGGCACCACCCGTAAGGGCCGTTGGCGCGTTCGCAAGCACATCCAGGCCTACGCCCTCTTCGGCGGTCAGGACCTGGACATGCGCGACGCCATCTTCGAGAGCCCGGTGGTCGAGATCTCCGGCTTCTGGTGCTTCGGCGGACTCGACCTCAAGGTCCCCGAGGGGATGGAGATCCGCGACCAGACGATGGGCATCTTCGGCGGCACCGAGATCAAGCACGTCGGCGAACCCGAGCCCGGCGCCCCCGTCCTGGTGATCAAGGGCGTCTGCCTGTTCGGCGGCGTCAGCGTCAAGGGCATGGCCCGAAGGCCCAAGGCGACCAAGGCCGCGCAGGATCACTGGCGCGAGCGGACCGACGAGTGGCAACAACGCTGGGCCGAGCGAGCCGAGGAACGCCAACAGCGCTGGGCCGACCGGATCGAGGAACGCAAGCGCCGGCACAGTCATCGGGACTGGTGA